In Topomyia yanbarensis strain Yona2022 chromosome 2, ASM3024719v1, whole genome shotgun sequence, one DNA window encodes the following:
- the LOC131678636 gene encoding uncharacterized protein LOC131678636, translating to MCHFGEFKDMAIRDKLVCGISDKDLQQRLFDEEDLTLAKAEKLIVNRELAGARAKLISGDSNRVSVLNRLGRRDSFEVSRDRSRGRSREPARKRSRSRSDSFDRRNRSSPRTKTLFCNFCRRKGHTRRFCYDLKNKSKTVKFVDSPAEKPKMTEYQKSLRRRLNRSVSDDEMDCMLISSINRINEPCFRNVYVDGLRLKMEVDCGAAVSVISLEMYEGDFDHIPLQRCDKKLAVINGSRLKVEGQIEVKVELNGRTKTVDLIVLRNGSGFTPLLGRDWLDVIVPDWRKAFGNNINQLSVSPDQIVAEIQSFRWRSGVPGAPQSA from the exons ATGTGTCATTTCGGAGAGTTTAAGGACATGGCGATTCGCGATAAATTGGTTTGCGGTATTAGCGACAAGGACTTGCAGCAGCGTTTATTCGATGAAGAGGATTTAACGCTGGCTAAAGCGGAGAAACTCATCGTAAACAGAGAATTAGCAGGAGCGAGAGCTAAACTGATCTCTGGCGATTCCAATCGTGTAAGCGTTTTGAACAGATTAGGAAGGCGTGACAGCTTCGAAGTTTCCCGAGATCGCTCACGGGGAAGAAGTCGAGAGCCAGCTAGAAAGAGAAGCAGAAGCCgttctgattcatttgatcgcAGGAACCGTTCTTCACCCAGGACAAAGACCTTGTTTTGCAACTTCTGTCGTAGAAAAGGTCACACGCGTCGTTTTTGTTATGACTTGAAGAACAAGAGTAAGACGGTCAAGTTTGTCGATTCTCCTGCAGAAAAGCCCAAGATGACTGAGTATCAGAAAAGTTTGAGACGTCGTTTAAACAGATCTGTTTCGGATGACGAGATGGATTGTATGCTAATCTCATCGATCAACAGAATTAACGAACCATGTTTTCGCAATGTTTATGTTGACGGTTTGAGGTTGAAAATGGAAGTTGATTGTGGCGCTGCAGTTTCCGTAATCAGTTTGGAGATGTACGAGGGAGATTTCGATCATATTCCGCTACAAAGATGCGACAAGAAGTTAGCAGTGATCAATGGAAGCCGTTTGAAGGTTGAAGGACAGATTGAGGTTAAGGTCGAGCTGAATGGACGCACAAAGACTGTTGACCTAATTGTTTTGCGAAACGGCAGCGGTTTCACTCCATTACTGGGACGAGATTGGTTGGATGTGATTGTTCCAGATTGGAGGAAGGCTTTCGGAAACAATATTAATCAACTGTCGGTTTCACCAGATCAGATCGTTGCAGAGATACAAA GTTTCCGTTGGAGGTCGGGTGTACCTGGCGCACCGCAATCAGCTTAA